Proteins encoded in a region of the Methanofollis tationis genome:
- a CDS encoding PAS domain S-box protein, with protein sequence MGLYPDADRTAVGYGTGDQDTRPFYGPLFRAFSSLRIKTALIIFATSVALTIVMALTSQALMLGGFTALEEQAMQENLARAKNAIAEDLSKLDMIAFTWAEADDTGRFMGDRDASYLRSNFPDENFVGSDFNLFMITDADGEIVWHKYVNLVYEHEMPTPKSLLEQVPALSPATGSEAISGILMLSSGPMMIASRPIMAGDSGGVSGRVTVGRFLDQVEIARLSRQTALSLSINELALPSGISDVGERLVSGGGAGVVLTEGDDRIAGYALLRDVMGAPALLLEIDAPREIYREGQNAVHYVIIAILLIGGVFSALMILLLQKTFISRLEILGGRIAGIGKGGNLSARLDVDGEDEIATVAASVNGMLASLENARSLLDESRERYSRVINEAKEIIFTLDLEGNLTSVNRVAEDLTGRSRDDLIGRPVREFIAPPYLHLIEGSLTGKIEKVQEKTVEIGILSKSGWLHILEVRLKPQRQGEHSWIFGIARDITELRRTEEELDLHRNHLEDLIRERTDALIRANASLNQEIIDRKWAEERLASEKKRLSVTLSSIAEGVISTDTGGRIVLINEIATTMTGFTREKACGMGIGSVLHLRDAQGKEVAARLLEEVLSGKKVLTLSRDLTLSGQDGSEIPVSISGSPIHDEGENVAGAVVIFRDITGTLKYEEELRRQEKIRSIGTLAGGIAHDFNNMLAAVTGNLSIARMDVPEDSPAYSHLCDAEAAAFRARDVTQQLITFSKGGAPVKKTAEIGELVRETARFSLRGRKSTLCIMIADDLCRVDVDTGQISQVIQNLIINADQAMPEGGTIEVKAENILVQQEKPPIGPGRYLRITVGDHGTGIPEEIRGRIFDPYFTTKKEGNGLGLASCQSIVRNHGGFIELQTEMGVGTAFKVYLPASQKPPEKPEEGACPAERPEKSASGMGKVLVMDDNEEIIRVAEALLRRRGFVVEGAADGLEAIDRYRAAQEGGAPFDVVVMDLTVPGGMGGKEAVRELLAYDPGLRAIVSSGYSDDPVMADYRSYGFVDVIAKPYRMADFIAVLKRHIRKSGD encoded by the coding sequence ATGGGACTATATCCTGATGCTGATCGGACTGCAGTCGGCTATGGAACTGGCGATCAGGATACCCGCCCGTTTTATGGGCCGCTCTTCCGCGCCTTCTCCTCTCTCAGGATCAAAACTGCCCTGATCATCTTTGCCACCTCGGTCGCCCTCACCATTGTCATGGCCCTGACCTCGCAGGCCCTCATGCTCGGCGGCTTCACCGCACTGGAGGAGCAGGCCATGCAGGAGAATCTTGCCCGGGCAAAGAACGCGATCGCCGAAGATCTCTCAAAACTCGATATGATCGCCTTCACCTGGGCAGAGGCAGATGATACCGGCAGGTTTATGGGGGACAGGGATGCCTCATACCTCCGCTCAAATTTTCCCGACGAGAACTTCGTGGGCTCGGACTTCAATCTCTTTATGATCACCGATGCCGACGGGGAGATTGTCTGGCACAAATATGTGAACCTGGTCTATGAACACGAGATGCCGACACCAAAAAGTCTCCTCGAACAGGTTCCGGCCCTTTCTCCTGCTACTGGTAGCGAGGCCATCAGCGGTATCCTCATGCTCAGCTCAGGGCCGATGATGATCGCCTCCCGCCCGATCATGGCAGGGGACAGCGGGGGGGTGAGCGGCAGGGTGACCGTCGGGCGGTTCCTTGATCAGGTCGAGATCGCACGGCTCTCCAGGCAGACCGCCCTCTCCCTCTCCATCAACGAACTCGCTCTTCCTTCTGGAATCTCTGATGTGGGGGAGCGACTGGTGTCGGGAGGGGGTGCGGGTGTAGTCCTGACCGAAGGGGACGATCGGATCGCCGGCTATGCCCTTCTCCGCGATGTGATGGGCGCCCCGGCCCTGCTCCTGGAGATCGATGCGCCGCGTGAGATCTATCGGGAAGGGCAGAACGCCGTGCATTATGTCATCATTGCCATTCTCCTGATAGGAGGAGTGTTCAGCGCCCTGATGATCCTCCTCCTCCAGAAGACGTTCATCTCGCGGCTGGAGATCCTTGGAGGCCGGATCGCCGGCATCGGAAAAGGCGGTAATCTTTCGGCGCGGCTCGATGTCGACGGTGAGGACGAGATCGCCACGGTCGCCGCTTCGGTAAATGGCATGCTCGCCTCGCTTGAGAACGCCCGGTCCCTCCTGGACGAGAGCAGGGAACGCTACAGCAGGGTGATCAACGAGGCAAAGGAGATCATCTTCACCCTCGATCTGGAGGGGAACCTCACCTCGGTCAACAGGGTGGCTGAAGACCTCACCGGCCGGAGCCGGGACGACCTGATCGGCAGGCCGGTACGCGAGTTTATCGCCCCGCCCTACCTGCACCTTATTGAGGGGAGCCTGACCGGAAAGATCGAAAAGGTACAGGAGAAGACGGTTGAAATTGGCATATTGTCAAAATCAGGCTGGCTGCATATCCTCGAGGTGCGGTTGAAACCGCAGCGGCAGGGGGAACACTCCTGGATTTTTGGCATTGCGCGCGATATCACCGAGCTGCGCCGGACCGAGGAGGAGCTGGACCTCCACCGCAACCATCTTGAGGACCTGATCAGGGAGCGGACCGACGCCCTGATCAGGGCGAACGCCAGCCTGAACCAGGAGATTATCGACCGGAAATGGGCCGAGGAAAGACTGGCATCGGAGAAGAAACGGCTGTCAGTGACGCTCTCGTCCATTGCCGAGGGCGTGATATCCACCGATACTGGCGGGCGTATCGTACTGATCAACGAGATCGCTACAACGATGACGGGCTTCACCAGGGAAAAGGCCTGCGGCATGGGAATTGGATCCGTCCTCCATCTCCGCGATGCGCAGGGAAAAGAGGTTGCTGCACGCCTCCTCGAAGAGGTGCTCTCGGGAAAAAAGGTTCTCACGCTCTCCAGGGATCTCACCCTCTCAGGTCAGGACGGCTCTGAGATCCCGGTCTCCATCTCGGGATCCCCGATCCATGACGAGGGTGAAAATGTCGCCGGTGCCGTCGTCATCTTCAGAGATATCACCGGGACACTGAAATACGAGGAAGAGCTTCGCAGGCAGGAGAAAATCAGGTCGATCGGGACGCTTGCCGGTGGGATTGCCCATGACTTCAACAACATGCTTGCCGCCGTCACCGGCAATCTTTCGATCGCCAGAATGGACGTCCCGGAAGATTCTCCTGCCTATTCCCACCTCTGCGATGCCGAGGCCGCCGCCTTCAGGGCCAGAGACGTCACACAGCAACTGATCACCTTCTCGAAGGGTGGAGCCCCGGTGAAAAAGACCGCCGAGATCGGCGAGCTCGTTCGGGAGACTGCACGTTTCTCTCTGCGCGGGCGGAAGTCCACGCTCTGCATCATGATTGCCGACGACCTCTGTCGGGTGGACGTGGATACCGGCCAGATCAGCCAGGTGATCCAGAACCTGATTATCAATGCCGACCAGGCGATGCCCGAGGGCGGCACCATTGAGGTGAAGGCTGAAAACATTCTGGTTCAGCAGGAGAAACCCCCGATCGGGCCGGGCAGGTACCTGCGGATCACTGTTGGAGACCACGGGACCGGTATCCCTGAGGAGATCAGGGGCCGGATCTTCGACCCCTACTTTACAACGAAAAAAGAAGGAAACGGTCTTGGCCTTGCCTCGTGCCAGTCGATCGTGAGGAACCACGGTGGTTTCATCGAACTCCAAACCGAGATGGGAGTGGGGACCGCTTTCAAGGTCTACCTGCCGGCATCGCAGAAACCGCCGGAAAAACCGGAGGAAGGGGCCTGCCCTGCTGAACGCCCGGAAAAAAGCGCATCTGGGATGGGGAAGGTGCTCGTGATGGATGACAATGAGGAGATCATCCGTGTTGCCGAGGCGCTGCTCCGGCGGCGGGGTTTTGTCGTGGAAGGGGCCGCGGACGGGCTGGAGGCGATCGACCGCTACCGCGCCGCACAGGAGGGGGGCGCGCCCTTCGACGTCGTCGTCATGGATCTCACGGTCCCTGGAGGTATGGGGGGAAAAGAAGCAGTCCGGGAACTCCTGGCCTATGACCCCGGCCTGAGGGCGATTGTCTCAAGTGGTTACTCCGACGATCCGGTGATGGCTGATTACAGATCGTACGGCTTTGTGGACGTCATCGCCAAACCGTACAGGATGGCCGACTTCATCGCCGTCTTAAAGAG
- a CDS encoding substrate-binding domain-containing protein, with protein sequence MALLLITAIVALVFLFPPLSPGTGAGTLSPANLTVAGSTTIQPISEYLAADFMAHHPDVRVVVEGGGSGAGIARTVDGTAEIGSASRSLEATEREQYPNLVVHPIGGSGVVLIAGSGYPSYEISCEEVALLYNTVSEDLTAMPHLSEVRAVVQRSDSSGTEEIFAQWLYGTAAKNLDASLPTADTGKYGTIQQIEAEGSAGVLKAVADNPGAIGFVDVGYAEGAAQVHPLRVIDRGSDLALPSPGTSFREAILGELAHTDDEEETYIQALTRPLNYLTNGTPTGAQAAFIQFATSKEAERYFKDVGYFSIREIREAMGVGA encoded by the coding sequence GTGGCGCTGCTCCTGATCACCGCCATTGTTGCCCTGGTCTTCCTTTTCCCGCCCCTCTCCCCAGGCACCGGCGCAGGCACGCTCTCGCCGGCCAACCTGACCGTTGCGGGATCCACAACGATCCAGCCGATCTCAGAGTACCTCGCTGCTGATTTCATGGCGCACCACCCCGACGTCAGGGTTGTTGTCGAAGGGGGAGGTTCTGGTGCAGGGATCGCGCGCACCGTCGACGGAACGGCAGAGATCGGTTCGGCCTCCAGATCTCTCGAAGCCACGGAACGGGAACAGTATCCAAACCTTGTCGTCCACCCGATCGGAGGGAGCGGCGTTGTACTCATTGCGGGCAGCGGATATCCCTCGTACGAGATCTCCTGCGAGGAGGTGGCACTGCTCTATAATACGGTGAGCGAGGACCTGACAGCAATGCCGCACCTCTCTGAGGTGAGGGCGGTTGTCCAGAGAAGTGACAGTTCAGGCACTGAAGAGATCTTTGCCCAATGGCTGTACGGAACGGCGGCAAAAAATCTCGATGCTTCTCTCCCGACGGCAGACACGGGAAAATACGGGACGATCCAGCAGATCGAAGCAGAGGGCAGTGCTGGCGTCCTGAAGGCCGTCGCGGATAACCCCGGTGCAATCGGTTTTGTCGACGTCGGGTATGCGGAAGGGGCGGCGCAGGTCCACCCCCTCAGGGTGATAGACCGGGGATCAGACCTGGCCCTCCCCTCTCCGGGCACCTCGTTCAGGGAGGCGATCCTCGGCGAACTCGCACACACGGATGACGAGGAGGAGACCTACATACAGGCGCTCACCAGGCCGCTGAACTACCTCACCAACGGCACACCCACCGGAGCCCAGGCCGCCTTCATCCAGTTTGCCACCTCAAAAGAGGCAGAGCGATATTTCAAGGATGTCGGCTACTTCTCGATCAGGGAGATCAGGGAAGCGATGGGGGTCGGGGCCTGA